cacttctgctgtgtggggatgAAGGAAAATGTGTATATCTCTAGAGAGCGGTTTGGTTTGTGGCTATTTTTGTAACTCCCCTATGCTCTGGGgaagtaattttttttccccatagactttttacatttgcctaaaaaaaaaaaaaatacatatttaaatGCACCATAAAAAACGTTAGCATTTTTTTGTAGGCATTTTGTGATGTGCCGTTAAACATTTTGTGAACCTGACCTAATAGTTTTTCCATTAATACCAGGATCAAGACCAGGGTCGCACGATGCAGACTTTTGCCAAAAGTTCTGCACTAAAAAAAACTACCAAACAATAGATGCAATTCAGTGGGattattttctaaaaaaacttcctattagtgatgagcgaacttctgttttaagttcggcgtctaaagttcagcttctggttagcggagaatcccgatatggttcccgatatggattccgacttccgttgtggtccgtggtagcggaatcaataatggccgattattgattccgctaccacggaccacaacggaagtcggaatccatatcgggaaccatatcgggattctccgctaaccggaagccgaactttagacgccgaacttaaaacagaagttcgctcatcactacttcctATATGTTCATGAAGGAAGGTAGAGGATTTAATTGGTTGTGCTGTTCTCCGCGTCCAGATCTGTACGTGCAGTCATGTGAGCCCCATCTTATTTGAAGTATATTCCTAttattttgcccccccccccccccccccccagctccagaaGGATCTTGAAGAAGTGAAGCAGCTGCTGGAGAAGGCCACCAGGAAGAGGGTACGAGATGTTCTGTTTGTGGAGCAACGGAAACTGGAGACAGAAATTTCCAACAGGCAACAGCAACAGGCAGGAGAGACTACGGATGTCCAGAAGCCGTCCGCCATTGTCCCGCCTATGGCCAGCACTTATACAGTGAAAATTAGCAATTATGGTAAGTAGGGGTTAAACTGTACCTGCTGTCAAGGGAACAATCCgagcttttaggctactttcacacttgcgtttttgatggatccggcagggttcagcaaaaacgcttccgttactgataatacaaccgcctgcatccgttatgaacagatccggttgtattatctgtaatatGAAAACCCCCTTGAAAAATCTAAGCGTTGGGGAGCGGACTGGTGGTGGTCGTGTGCGGTGTACAAGCTTGGTTGGTCAGTATTTGCTATGTGCCTCCTATATCTTGTTGCTTCTCTGCTCTAGTCAATTTTTGTGGTGTGTTCCATAACCCACTTGGTCAAGTGTTTGTCTTATACATTTGCAGATGGATTTTGTTATTGTGAACCATAGTAGTTTGGTTTAACCAACTTCTCTACTAGTGACCAACCACGATTAAtaaatgcacttgcacttttcaATATACACCGACAGcccaccatcggtcctcttggtttttagtATTTTAAATGTGTTGTGGCTTGCTTGTGTCAATCATGTCTTTATgtgatttttcaaaaaaaataatgctaTTATGTGATTACTCTGGTTTTACATGTGTCTTTGTACTTCAAGTGACCCATCATCTTTTGTTGGTTctcattatctgtaacatagccaagacagatccgttatggactccattgaaagtcaatgggggacggatcagttttctacagAGAAAAACACATcctatgacggaaagaaaacccgcagcatgctgcagtttgctctccggtgtaGGAATGCaatagaacggaatgcattttggagccttCAGTTCTTTTCAGTTacgttttatccccattgacaatgaattggggccaaacagaacagtttttttttttgtttgtttttttttgagacccaatgactgatctcaatacccgGAAATAAaaccgttagtgtgaaagtagcctttatacTGTTATCCACATTCTATTAATCTATTATACTAGCAGATAACATAGGCTccatcacagcagcagtaaaataaCAATGGGTTACCTATCTATGTATGTTTTTTCTTCTCTGTGATGACTGATACAGGAGGAGAATATTTCAGTGGTACAGTACTGCTGAGATCGAAAATTAAAAACAGCCAAAAATTATTTCAAAaatgttttctatgaatattgagttaaAGAAGACTCCTTTTTTGTCGGGGTAAAAATTGGCAATTATAGGGTGATCAGTATGAAGCAGGTGCATGGTGTCTTCTTTTAGTGGGCCTCTTGACTTTCCCCCTGATGTCAAATGTCTTGTCCAGGGAGAGAAGGATGAGCTGGATTTcagcatgcccaatccttttgttctcgggGAGATCAGCCGCCACCATAGCTGTCCCTATTGTATATGTaagagggggccggggggggggagagggagatCTCATTCCCGCTATAGTCCCGCCGCTCCGTTGCCGAATGTGTTTTAATCCAAGCAACAGGCAGAtacaaggggcctgggcattggggggcggggggatattttagatatcagataacccctttacgaCAGGTTTATCCTGTGCAGTCTTTTGGGGTGCTCAAGCCAGGTGCAGATACAAAACGATATCAGCACGAATGTAATACGTAACCCTGCTTTCTTTAGAAACCAACCCTAGTTTATGGCATATAGGAGCCTAAATTGTTTCTCCTTCGGCAGGGTGGGATCAGTCTGACAAGTTTGTGAAAATGTACATCACTTTGAAAGGAGTTCAGAATATTCCTGCCGATAACGTACAAGTCCAATTCACAGAACGGTACGTGTAGTggttgtgtatgtgtgtatatatcagtAGAAAATGTGCAGGTCAGAGGTGAGTTATATAATGCAATCTAGGATTACCAAGATATGACGTTATAGGAAATTTCCAGTATTGGGCCCTCCTCTCACTCCTAGGAAGAATAGGTACACGGCCTCCTGATCTACATGTACTATGAAGCGTGTTCGGTGGGATGCTTGgatacatgtattttttttaccttttgcaGGTCATTCGATTTATTGGTAAAGGATCTGAATGGGAAGAATCATGCCATGACCGTGAACAACTTGCTGAAACCCATTTCGCCTGAAAGCAGCTCAAGAAAAGTGAGTTCACGTTCCGTAAAAGCTGCAAACCTCAATCATCGGTTTTGTAAATGACGCCTCACGCAGGAAAGCTGGTGGTGTAGACAAGCATGGCTAGGGGCAGTGTCGGGAGTCTGTCTGTTACCTCCTGGAAACTTCACAGCCTCCACAACCGTATCTGTTTtatggtccgcaaaatacggatgcggtctGTGTGCATCCCGCCCTTTTTCGCAGGCCCCATTGtagaaaagcctattcttgtccccaaagcaagaataggacaagttctataatTTGCCGCATGGATGAGGAcaacacacagatgacatccgcCATCTGATTGTTATTTCGTGCGacgtataaagctgtagcctgctctccctgcatttattggaggccaatttggcaccaaaagaggtataatacacagtgggctcagcatgtatgtggaacctgcattccccgaatttaatggaggccagtacGGCACCAGAAGAGGAGGTAATTAGCGTAGGTTCCTGTCCcaaagagattgccttgacgctggtggacaggcacaaataattttgtacaaaatgtatttgccatgaATCTCACATTTAGAACGTGGCAT
This Bufo gargarizans isolate SCDJY-AF-19 chromosome 7, ASM1485885v1, whole genome shotgun sequence DNA region includes the following protein-coding sequences:
- the LOC122943290 gene encoding calcyclin-binding protein, with product MDSALLELQKDLEEVKQLLEKATRKRVRDVLFVEQRKLETEISNRQQQQAGETTDVQKPSAIVPPMASTYTVKISNYGWDQSDKFVKMYITLKGVQNIPADNVQVQFTERSFDLLVKDLNGKNHAMTVNNLLKPISPESSSRKVKTDTVLIMLKKRSESKWDYLTQAEKQAKEKDKPSMETDPDGDPSAGLMNVLKKIYDEGDDEMKRTLNKAWAESREKQLKGGDMDF